From Medicago truncatula cultivar Jemalong A17 chromosome 7, MtrunA17r5.0-ANR, whole genome shotgun sequence, a single genomic window includes:
- the LOC25497519 gene encoding probable endo-1,3(4)-beta-glucanase ARB_01444 yields the protein MSSVPFLFPQTHSTVLPNPSNFFSQNLLSTPLPTNSFFQNFVLQNGDQHEYIHPYLVKSSNSSLSVSYPLLLFSTAMLYQVFSPDLTISSSQKTHTNIPKNHVISSYSDLGVTLDIPSSNLRFFLVRGSPFLTASVTKPIPLSITTIHSIISLSPFDKKKTKYTLQLNNNQTWIIYTSSPINFNHDGSEVKSGPFSGIIRIAVVPDSNGEKILDKFSSCYPISGDANIKKKFGLVYKWQRKNSGDLLMLAHPLHVKLLSKSNNHGVTVLNDFKYKSVDGDLVGVVGNSWNLKTDSVNVTWHSNKGVAKESNAEIVSALVNDVKKLNFSSITTNSSYFYGKIVGRAARFALIAEEVSYPKVIPIIKNFLKETIEPWLDGNFKGNGFFYEKSWGGLVTQQGINDSSADFGFGMYNDHHYHLGYFLYGIGVLAKIDPSWGQKYKPQVYSLVKDFMNLGQRDNKNYPTLRCFDPYKLHSWASGLTEFEHGRNQESSSEAVNAYYSVALVGLAYGDKDLVATGSTLLALEVNAVQTWWHVKAENNLYGGDFAKENRIVGILWANKRDSALWWASSECRECRLSIQVLPLLPITESLFNDGVYAKELVEWTVPSFKNKTNIEGWKGFTYALQGVYDKKNALKNIRMLKGFDDGNSFSNLLWWIHSR from the coding sequence ATGTCTTCTGTTCCTTTCCTATTTCCTCAAACTCATTCAACTGTCCTTCCAAACCCTTCAAATTTCTTCTCACAAAACTTACTATCCACACCTCTCCCTACAAACTCATTCTTCCAAAATTTTGTTCTACAAAATGGTGATCAACATGAATACATTCACCCTTACCTTGTCAAATCCTCAAACTCTTCCCTATCTGTTTCATACCCTCTTCTCCTCTTTTCAACAGCAATGTTGTACCAAGTTTTTTCACCAGATCTTACAATATCTTCCTCACAAAAAACTCACACAAATATACCAAAAAACCATGTTATTTCATCTTATAGTGATCTTGGTGTGACTCTTGATATTCCCTCTTCAAACCTAAGATTCTTTTTGGTTAGAGGAAGCCCTTTTTTAACTGCTTCAGTTACAAAACCAATACCTCTTTCAATCACAACAATTCATAGTATAATTTCTTTGTCTCcatttgataagaaaaaaaccaaatataCCCTTCAACTCAATAACAATCAGACATGGATCATATACACTTCTTCACCAATCAACTTCAACCATGATGGTTCCGAGGTTAAATCCGGTCCATTTTCCGGTATTATTCGTATCGCGGTTGTTCCTGATTCCAATGGTGAGAAAATTCTTGATAAATTTAGCTCTTGTTACCCTATCTCTGGTGATGCAAACATCAAGAAGAAATTTGGTTTGGTATATAAATGGCAAAGAAAAAATTCTGGTGATTTACTCATGCTAGCACACCCTCTTCATGTTAAGCTTTTATCAAAAAGTAACAATCATGGTGTTACTGTTCTTAATGATTTTAAGTATAAAAGTGTTGATGGTGATCTTGTTGGTGTTGTTGGAAATTCATGGAATTTGAAAACTGATTCTGTTAATGTAACATGGCATTCAAATAAAGGTGTTGCAAAAGAATCAAATGCTGAAATTGTTTCTGCTCTTGTTAATGATGTGAAGAAGCTAAACTTTTCGTCGATAACAACAAATTCATCTTATTTTTATGGTAAGATTGTTGGAAGAGCTGCAAGGTTTGCTTTAATAGCTGAAGAAGTTTCTTACCCTAAAGTGATTCCAATTATCAagaattttttgaaggaaactaTTGAGCCATGGTTGGATGGAAATTTCAAAGGGAATGGTTTTTTCTATGAAAAAAGTTGGGGTGGATTAGTTACTCAACAAGGGATTAATGATTCAAGTGCTGATTTTGGTTTTGGAATGTATAATgatcatcattatcatttaGGTTATTTTCTTTATGGAATTGGAGTTCTTGCAAAAATTGATCCTTCTTGGGGACAAAAGTATAAACCACAAGTTTATTCACTTGTGAAAGATTTTATGAACTTGGGCCAAAGGGATAACAAAAATTATCCAACTTTAAGGTGTTTTGATCCATACAAGTTGCATTCTTGGGCTTCGGGTTTGACCGAATTTGAACATGGAAGAAATCAAGAAAGTTCTAGTGAAGCTGTGAATGCGTACTATTCAGTAGCATTGGTTGGTTTAGCATATGGCGACAAAGATCTTGTCGCCACTGGATCAACGCTTTTAGCGTTGGAAGTCAATGCCGTGCAAACTTGGTGGCATGTGAAAGCTGAAAATAATTTGTATGGTGGAGATTTTGCGAAAGAGAATAGAATAGTGGGAATTTTGTGGGCTAATAAAAGAGATAGTGCACTATGGTGGGCTTCATCTGAATGTAGAGAGTGTAGGCTTAGTATACAAGTTTTGCCTTTGTTGCCTATAACTGAGTCTTTGTTCAACGATGGTGTTTATGCTAAGGAGCTTGTGGAATGGACAGTGCCTTCTTTCAAGAACAAAACTAATATTGAAGGTTGGAAAGGGTTTACCTATGCTTTGCAAGGTGTTTATGATAAGAAGAATGCATTGAAGAATATTAGAATGTTGAAAGGTTTTGATGATGGAAACTCTTTTAGTAATTTGTTATGGTGGATTCATAGTAGGTGA